A segment of the Streptomyces sp. NBC_00376 genome:
CCCGGGAGGGCGTCGACGTGGCGCTGACGTACGTACAGGACGAGGCGGCCGCCCACGAGGTCGTGGCGGGGATCCGCTCGTACGGCCGACGGGGCGTCGCCCTGCGCATGGACTCGGCCGACCCGGAGGCGGTCCAGGCGGCCGTGACCGGGGCCGCGGACGCGCTCGGCCGGCTGGACATCCTGGTCAACAACGCGGGCATCGGCGTGCTCGGCCCGATCGGCACCCTCACCCCGGCCGACGTGGACCGGGTGCTGGCGGTGAACGTGCGGGCGGTGTTCCTGGCCTGCCGCGCGGCGGCGGGGCTGATGGAGCGCGGTGGCCGCATCGTCTCCATCGGTACGGCCCTGAGCCGGCACGCGGGCGGTCCGGGCTCCACCCTCTACGCGATGAGCAAGTCGGCGCTGGCCGGTCTCACCAAGCCGCTGGCCCGCGAGCTCGGCCCGCGCGGCATCACGGTCAACCTGGTGCAGCCCGGTC
Coding sequences within it:
- a CDS encoding SDR family NAD(P)-dependent oxidoreductase, producing the protein MTSTGTSTGTTRTALVTGGSRGIGAATALRLAREGVDVALTYVQDEAAAHEVVAGIRSYGRRGVALRMDSADPEAVQAAVTGAADALGRLDILVNNAGIGVLGPIGTLTPADVDRVLAVNVRAVFLACRAAAGLMERGGRIVSIGTALSRHAGGPGSTLYAMSKSALAGLTKPLARELGPRGITVNLVQPGPVDTDLNPADGPFAAGQRSATALDRFGTTDEVASLVAYLAGGEAAYITGTELTVDGGHAA